The DNA window aatagcaGTCAATACATTATCAACTCATCAATCCACATGAAACATCAGAGATTCGTATGAAACTCACAACAACTAATATATTAGAACGTAAATAccaagatttccaaaaaaaaaaaataccacaACATTATTTTGGAAGCAGAGTGTAAAGTCTTGAAAGCACGCTGATAGTGAAAGCATTGTATGAGATAAAAGTCACTCCTAAAATGGATTGTAGAGTCGAGAAATATCTTATGGATGATTTCATAACGTATAATTCTCTTataatttctaaaattattttttttaatgaatgcttgttaaaattatttgattttagttaaaaaaaGCAAAAATGTAATTTATCAATGGGGTTGGACAACTCTTTTAAGCCATACAAACTTAGTTTTTCCTCAGTTCATTTTTCCTCTAAAGTAAAATAAGTAATTTTATCAAATCGACCCCATCAAAATTTGTTAAAATGAGACCTTCAAAAAGGATATCATTCCTACATTTCTATCAAAATTTGCTAAAATGAGACCTTCAAAAAGGATATCATTCCTACATTTCCAAATAACTCAACAGATGATTAAACCAAAAAACCAACCTGAATCCAAGACAGAAGCAAACTTAAAAGTTTGTTCCAACAAAAGAAAACGATCCAAAATGaggcaagaagaagaagaatcaacaatCCGAAGTCATAGACAAATCTTGTTCTTCCACCTCCTTGAAACGGTGCAATGACAAAAAGGTGATCTAACCAAAAAGGTGATCTAAGTCAAGGAAAATCCTTTTTATCATTACACCGTTTCGAAAATCCTTTGTGATCTAAGTCTTCCATCATTACACTGAATCCAGGATTTTACTTAGAACCTTTGTATTCTCAAGTACGAAAATCCTGATACAAAATACAATCATAGAAATTACTAACAGAGAAACCATTGGCATTCCTCCACCAAACAAAAGAGACATCCCTAACCAGATTTTGTGAAATATTATCTAATGATTCTCTATGTCCCGCATCAAAATGGATGAGACATCTCTAACCGTCTTTCATATACTTAAGTATCCCACCCGGAATTATAATAGTATATTCTAtctaaattattttagttttttattatttacttaaGCGTTAAAGAGAGCGTTAATTTTAACCGTCTACTCTCTGAAATAACACTACAACAATTCTATCAGTTCATCAATTCgctaaaataacataattaaaactcaaaatctaTATAAATTTCTGATAGTTATTGTATAAAGAAAAATTCCACCCATTGAGAtaaatgaagatgaattggaataCGACAAAGTAACATGAAATTTTAAtagtaaaatcaattaaaaacacGTTGTTCTTATCTAGTCTTTAATCTAGACTAGAACACTAGTCAAACACTGCCACTACATAATaagtatataataataatatgcaaaacaaatcatGATTTCCATGTGTCTTTTTCCAAAAGTTTCTTGTTTCCACACAGCTTCCTTATTCAACTTCTCTTCTTCCCACCACCAACTGTCTGTTACTAAGTCTTCTCTAGTCTTCTCTAGGCCGCCTCTTCTATTATATAACACATCTATTCTTCTCTCACTCCCTTCACTACAAACACTTCATTTCATCTTCAcctctttttctctttcaacaaACAAGCATGGATTATGCACCATGGATTAACACTTCATTAGATCTCAACATTAACCCTCAGAGACCTCATCAAGAAGCTCATGTAAGTATATACATACCATTATGGTATTACAACATCTATATTATTGTTGCATACCGCAATTTAAAACTATGATAATAAGTCATACCGCTGATGCAGATGCATACTGCAATTTAAAACTACGATGCGGAGTTTACTATGAAAGCACCTGATCTTGATTTATGTGAAATATAATTCTCATTGATTatctaataattattttcttgtgttattttCAGAAAAATGGAATGGAAAACAATTTTTTCTCATTAGGGTTGAGGATCTCTTCTCCAAAAGAAGAGGTTAGTTAGTTGAGCCAAATCTTGTGTGTTCCTTTGTCAAAAAGTAAATTGGTTTTACTTATATTAACAAAGTTGCATGAATATTGATGTGAATATTTCAGTCAAGTGATGTTTTGGTGGAGGAGCTGAAACGAGTGAGTGCAGAAAACAAGAAGCTAACAGGAATGTTGACAGAGATGTGTGAGAATTACAACACACTGAGAAACAACATGATGGAATATATGAAGAAGAATCCAGAAACTAAAGAGGTTATAACTTCgtcaaagaaaagaaaatctgATGAAATAAGCACTAGCAACAACAATCTCATAGGAGTTAACGGAAACAACTCTGAGAGTAGTTCGAGTGATGAAGATCAATCATGCAAGAAACCACGAGAATTAGAAACTTGCATTAAGGCTAAAGTTTCAAGAGTTTATTTCAAGACCGAACCATCTGATTCAAGCCTTGTAAGATTAATAATTCTCTTCTTAATTTGTTTCATATTCATTTGTATTGTTACAAACTGTGTGGATATTTTTTGCTGGTACCTGGTGCGCGCGATTAGGCCGCTCGCTCGCCTATATATAAAAACTTTTATGAGTgattatttgacatttttttttgTGGTAATAAATTTTCAGATTGTGAAAGATGGATATCAATGGAGAAAATATGGACAAAAGGTGACAAGAGATAACCCTTCACCAAGAGCTTATTTCAAATGTTCATTCGCTCCGAGCTGCATAGTGAAGAAGAAAGTGCAAAGGAGTGTGGATGATCCATCGGTTACAGTTGCAACATACGAAGGAGAACACAATCATCCTTATCCATCTCAGATGGAGCCGACAAATAATCGTTGTAGGAATCAGACGAACTCGGCAGTAACAGCTTCTTCGGGTCCTGCTGCACCAAGTACAACAGTTACACTTGATTGGACAAAGAAACCTAAGTGTAGCAATGATTCTTCTCCTAAGAATGTGATGATAAATGGTAATTCCAAAATGGAAATACCTCAGATTTTGGTGGAACAAATGGCGAATTCGTTGACCAAAGATGTTAAGTTTAGAGCAGCACTTGCAGCTGCTATATCAGGACAAATGTTGCACCAGAATTAAACTCGTTGTTAAGTGTAGTATAGAATCGTTTTATATGTAAATAGAGCATAGAGAATTTCTCATTTTGATCAATTAAGTAGGAAAGGAAAAGCATTTCCAATTGAATTAAGATTATGTGTAAGTCTTTAATGTTCTTCTGCATCAAGCAATGTAAAGAACTAGTTAGGATACtgcaattcaaatgcaattttaATGAAATGCAGATTTTGATTATGCTTAAGATGATTTTTATAGTTCATATTTGCTGAATTTTAGATAGAGGGGACACATTGGATCTTATATTGGTCTTCATATGAAATTTAACTTTTGTGTTTGATATGATttgaaactaaattaattttacaaaactaATTTATAAGATATCATCAATTTCTTATAATCATATTTTTAGATTATATCTCATAAAATATAATGGACTTTTTAACGAGTTTAACTTTTGTGTTAGATTTTCAATCCATAACAAGTTTTACTTCAACTTATTTGTAACCAAATCAATTTTATACTTCAAAATTAAGTTTATTAAAGGGAGACAACTACTCTACCCATttaaaaaagttgggtagtgtatctTCAACCAATCATATAACactatttaattttatcatctttaattatttattaaatgatacactttttgattgtttttatttttcaatgcatTTTACTTTAAGGGTAACTCTCCAAACTTTTTGTGTTGGAAAGTAACGTAGTGATGCAATatttatttctttcatttttatcatTTAGAACCATTTTCTTTCTATTTGATTAGGAGGAAATTAAGTTACAAAATATTCAAACAATTGAATAAAATctattttatgttatattttggGTTTGTTGGTTtccttttttaaaataatttttataaagtaacatatattttttttgaaaaatttataaaGAATTTTCACTACAAGAAATACTGCAATTTGCCAGGGGTTAAACCCCTCACTAAAGGCAAAAACCCCTCACAAATGCACAATTTGCGAGGGGACAGCTCCCCTAGCAAAACAGGGGGTCGCAAATCTATTACCGAGGGGCTTTACACTTCGTTAATTTGCCAGGGGCTTCCCCCCTCGCTAAAtgaaaagtcaaaattctactctGCAACCTACAAAAATAGGCACCAGCTAGCCGTCTGCAAGGGGGCAGACTGCGTCAGATATTTTGTTTGGGGATTAGGCCCTCGCAAAATGCAGTAGTTTTCAGTTTGCTAGAGGTTAAGCCCCTGGGAAAATGTTTTccatctaaaaaaaataatagttaaaatacaaatatatttatcatataatttaaattaaaatgaaattagtataatacatatatacatttaatttatattaacttattgttttctaaaataaaaattatatttttttattaatacaaataaaaatgctaaatattttttaaatattatatttttatattatataaaaattatgtttttttaatgtaTAAATACTGTTTTGTTTTCtaaatagatattataatatttacTAACACATAAAAGAAATATAGTaaacatataattatttttaatactaaacataaattataatatttatattaatacactacatttaaactattaattttgaaaaaaaattagtaaatatattttttgtggaaGAAGAAGATTCATGGAAGAAGAAGATGTTTGAAAATTAGAAACAGTTTACAAAATAATGGAAGAAGAAGatgtttgaaaataattttgtggaagaagaagattcatggaagaagaagatgtttgaaaaatttAAGAAACAGTTTACAAAATAATGgaagaagatgtttgaaaaataattttgtggaagaagaagaagatgtttacaaaatttaaattcatggaagaagaagattcatggaagaagaagaagatgtttgaaaataattttgtgAAGAGATAGACTTGGTGAAGAagtggagaagaagaagagagttaGAGAGTAGgatgaaagaagaaaaatggagAGAGTTATATAATGGGGAAGCTGAAgagtaattaaaaaatttatggtAATGTTTTGTGAGGGGGTTAGCCCCTAGCAAATTGTCAAGTAATAAGTGCACTAACTGGCACACTGAACGATGATGGGATTGCGTGCAGAGATTCTCTTTTTAGCTAGGGGAAGCCCCTGGCAAATTGTCATGTAGTTTTGCGAGGGGGTTAGCCCCTGGCAAATTTTCAAGTATTTTGGCGCATTTTTCCTTAGCCCCTCGCAAtacaaaattttgaattttgaaattccccAAATGCATTTGCGAGGGGATTCCCCACGCCAAtgtactattaaattattattttttttattttgtgcgTTGCGAGGGGTTAATCACCTGGCAACGTAATAAATTCAGTGAGGGGTTTATCCCCTGGCAAATTTCCATGGCTGAATAaggtttttcttgtagtgtttttaataaaagcttcaaataaaaaatttgtttaaataattactcttaaatattatttaattttttttataaaatcacttatttatgaaattatttcaaatatttttgtataaaaatcatttttagaatataactttttttaaaaaaatttgatttcaacaatattttaattttcaataatatatgtTTGTGTTATagaatgttaaaattatttttttaatttataaaaaaataaatttaaaaaagtatttaatattctaaaaacATCTTTATAAAAAccatttagaaaaataaaaataaatctatatTTTAAACAGGtcatttgttttttcctctcctcGTTTTAATATGACTTGTGAGAAACTTTTCTATTATAACTATCTAACATTTTCAGATTTGTTGTTTTGACCTAGACACTCTTTTGATAAACCTAACTATAAGAATGTCTACAACTCCTCctaattattactattattacctGGAATTTTTCCAAATAGTAGGTAGAAAGTATTAATGAAACACCTCACCATGAGTTGTTCAACTCAATATTGTTAAACTAATTCAGCATTGTTACCTTGAGGAGTCCTGGTCAAGTAGGCATTGTAGTACTTAGTTGACCCAAAACATATACATCAGAATGGCACATAAGATAGAATAATACCTCTAGAGAGACCTAGTCCCCATTCTAGTCATATTTAAACTCTGAAATTGTCCAATCCATGACCGCATATCatgttttttaaaattgtaaatgGCGGGCAAAATTGATTATGGCTATTTCAATATGTTTAATTAGTACATAAGAACTAGAAGAATAGCCAAGAGTGATTTTAAAATTAGGAATGAGAATATGATAAGTTGAGTTAGACtttgttaaatttaaatttaatttgattataaaagacaagaatatagtttgacctaaaatttgtctattttatatttatttttaagtgtGTCCTAACTTTTTCGAAAGAGAGGTTGATATGTTAACATACTTGTGCTTGCGAAAAGTACATTATATGTGACCTTATTTGTTGTAAACCATTTAGATCCTTCTCTCGGTAAAAATGTGAACAAGTGATCTCTTCTCTTCTTCGTCATCCACTAACCTAATTTATATAGATCCTTCTCCTTCGTCTTCATGGCTCTAGGACCATTTTATAATCGTTACACGATCGTTACAACCATTATTTAATCATGGTCATCACCTTCTTGTTTGAATATTGATCGTGTAATCGTCGTCATGTCTTTAACGCATCATAACTGAGTTATCTTCCTGATCTCCAGTCGAGTCAGCTTCTTTACTGGCCGACCTCATCCACATATCGCCTCGGTAGAGAGTACATATCAAAGTGGGTTTTACCTCTCAAATGTTAGTCAAGATAATCTCCAAAGTCTCGGTATGGTTTAGTCTGAATAGGCCGAGGTCATTTAATGTTAAGTGTACTTAGACTCTTACATATACGACAATACACATTTCCTTAAGTATGAAGCCTAAAAAAGCATAGAGATTAAATTCAAAGTATGATGACCTGCCAGGGGCGATTTCAAGGCCCGACCAAGCTGGGAAACTGCCCAGGCTCTGGCCTAAATTTATTTggtaaaaaacaaaagaaatggaAAAAATTGGAAGGGAAAAGGGAAAAATGAAAACTCAAAACGCTCTCCAATCTGCACCAAAATGCGTCCCATCCTTGCGGCTCCGCCCTCTGGTCTCCTCCATCCATCGCGCCTCCATCTCTGCCCTCTGTTCTCCTCCCTCTGTCGCGCCTCCCATATTTGTCCTCTAGTCTCCTCCCTTCGTCGCGCCTCCTATCTCCAAGGTTATTTCTCTTTCTCTATTGAAGTTATTTATAAAATTCCAAACTTGAAATCCAATTACTTTTGTTGTTTGTGGGAGTATGGAAAaaataatttagggttttgattgGTGATTGGTGAAGAGGATTtaggatttggttctttcaattGTGATTTCTTTCAATTAGGATTTAGCTCTTTTGAGGTTTGAGTGCtggaattttaatttttgaactgTTTGGGTAAAATGGTATGCAAACAAAGTGTTTGACCAATTGACTGTTGTATGTGTGTGCACGTTTACAAGCGTATGTACATCATGTGTTTGTGCGTGTGGTCAAAATAATGTTTGTTTCATTCAGAGATGAGTGAAAAGACCCAGTAACTAGTTGTTAGAAGTTAAAATATGGAAAATGCCTAGTACTCACTGAAGAGATATCGATCATTAATAGTAGTGGTTGTGATTGATGTAGATTAGATTACTGAACTGCATTAAATTTATAAGtgttgttttcattttttaatatgtattttcAATTTCAGGTTCTTAAATTCAAGCAAGTTTAGCTTTCTTGTGGTTTATGCTTTTGTTATAACAAATGCCAAAATGATGTTAACCTCGTTGTTTTAtgtatgataaaaaaaaattctcagTGTTATAGAACCATCTGTTAAAACTAATATTTATGGCCATACATaatgaatattttctttttacttgTTGTGTAGGGATGTAGTTGAGCTTATAAAAGAAATTGTCGAATGTTTGTCATCCAAGTTAAATGTAATTTACCAAAGTGAGTTAACAGATATTGTTGGAATTAAAGAGAGGATTGCATATTTGGAGTCACTTATGTGCCTAAGTTCAACTGTAAATGTTCTTGTCATTGGCATTTAGGGTAAGGGCGGTATTGGCAAGACAACTCTTGCAGTTGTAGTGTATAATCAACTCTGTTTTAAATATGAAAGGTGTTGCTTTATGGCAAACATAACAGAAGAACATAAAAGCATGTAATGCTTTGTGTGAAGAATAAAATTCTCTCTATATTGCTTAAGGAAAATGATTTACATATCAGTATTCCTAATGGAGTTCCGCCTTATGTTAAGAGAAGACTCGCAAGCAAAAAGATTCTTCTTGTTCTTGATGATGTCAATGATTTAGAGCACCTTGAGAATTTAGTTGGAGAACTTGATTGGTTTAAATCTGGTAGTAGAAAGTGCTTGGTAAAAGAGTCGATTGTATATATGAAGCCAAGGCATTAGAGCCTGATCATCAAATCACTTGATGGTATCGATATTATTTGAACACTCACACCACAAAGAAGTCTCGAAAAAGGATATTTGCCTCTGATTTTATTTAACACATTACTATAATGTTATgtttcatctcttttattttaaactatacttttgttgacaaaatgacgagtctcttttattttgattgGTGACTATTATATCAAATGTGAATTTGTAGTCTTTAAAATTTTGCCCaagttttataattttttctGACTCCGCTACTATAACCCACAATTCCTCGAATACAAGGCCTGAAAGGATGAAATGATTAAGTATAAAGCAAGGTGGTCCAAAACTAAAAAAGTATGTATTTCATTTGAACATATTCAAATAACTAATACAACCTTATGTTTAAATAGATTTATTAACTTTAGACAAATGAGATTAAAGATTTGTTTGTATTAACTTATCATCTAATGACATAAGTTTCATTAAACTATTTGTTTGAAAGATTCGGAAAGTTTcattaaacaatttttaaaattttaaaaaatagcagggactaaaaatgcaagaaaaaaaatttagaaggaccattcattgaagaaaatTTTTTTAGAGAATAAAATTAAATGTTGGTTTATTTATAGGGAcgaaaaacttatttaactctTCTTTTAAATATCTAAATTTCATATTggtatttaatttgaaattttaaaaattatatgtttatagagatttttttcttataaattgaAATTCTtacgttttaaaataaaatattactaaaaTTTGCAAGTGAGAACATCTTTAAAAATTAGGCCAAAATTTAAAGAAGGAATAGTTGGGAGCAAGAAAGCTCAATATGATAAGAGAAACTTTTAATCCATTCCTTAGACTTTTTAGATACCATGTGTGTTGTTAAAAATGTCGCTTGTTTTTGGAGGTGAATCTCTGGACGCACCTTTTTTTTCCTCAAAGTTGATTTATTTCCTAGGTGCATCTACACAATGTTACCAGTTATTCATTTCTAGAACCATTTGATGTTAAACTCGGCCAGACTCTTCTCTTCCCTCATTCTCACACTTTCCATTTTCCTCTACACTCTCAACCTCAAAAAATCAATCTTCCACCTAAGTTCATTGTTTTTTCTCGAGTTCAGCAAGGAACATCAACATCAACGATCAACACACTCCAACTcattcaaaactcaatttaatcatTAAGTTTTCGAGTTTCCGAGATATTTTTGAACATTTCTCGTAATAGAGTTTGAATAcacttttaggtgtagaaatcattagatagttttagaaacatagtttagagacaatgtaggtattAGTTGTTGTGTAAAACAGGCGATTGGGCGCTCAAAAATGGGTTTTTCAATGATTGTAACAGTAATAGATGTCATTGTTAtgttttgaagcttttgaatgttCCGGAGGTGCACTTACGGAAAAATGAAATGTTAGGTAGTACCGTAGATGAAACTCCGAAACACACCTAGTTTTGGAAACAACTTGGTGCTTTTGTAACTGTATCTACGGAAGAATTCCACATTTGCATCTACGGAGATAAAATTGgttttttgtatctccttttgtttttataatttaattgtatCTAATTCGACTTTATTTGTAATACCTTGCAGACATGATGACTGACCAGACGGACCAACTCATACATGGGAGGGTTGTAGAGCATGCATCAGTGTGACGTGCACAAAGCCAGATAGTCTCTGAGGTAGCTGACACCTCTGTTCCAGCAGAGGTCACCTTTGTTCCAACAGAGGTTCTGGTTGAGGCCATGATGCAGACTACTACGCAACATAGTGGACACGTGCCATCCACTTCTACTTCTTTATCCCAGAGGTGTCGGGAAGATGATGAGGGTACTTCAAAAACGCCCTTCACCCGCAGACATCGTCGGAATATTTATGCTCCTCCTATACCACGTCCAGCAGATGGTGGATCTCTTGTGCCACCTCTTAATGGTGTTTGACCCATTGTATGAGGAGGCCGATGCGGCTGAGGCGCTTAAGGGTTACCCTGCGGGTCCTTAGATTTATCCATGTTGATAGGGTACGCAGATCATACAGCCAGACATGTATGGAACATAGAGGTAACATTGCTTAAATTTATTACTTTTTACTCCTCAAGggaaatttattatttctaactGTGCCTGTTCTCAACAGTGTTTTCTTTGGAAATTTTTAGGATAGGGCTTCCCAAAAGTTATATAACCACTAGCGGAAGATTTTATCTCTGCAGCAGCCTACGGAGCCGTGGTTCTAGGATGTCCTCGCAAAATTTGGGCTGAATGACCTATGTCATATCGGGTACTCCACTATACACAATAGGATGTTGATGGCATTTGCATAGAGATGGCACCCAGAGATGTCCTCATTCCATATACCTCATGGTGAGGTTACTATTACATTGGACTACATTTCATGCCTCCTGCATATACCTATCCGGAGTATCCTCCTTTGTCACGGTAGGATGACGAAGGAGGAAGCGAGAAAGACTCTAATTAAGGAGCTCGGGGCTGATCCAGAGGATGCGCTTTAGGAGGTGGAGAAGACCCGCGGCGCGGACATGAGGTTTTCCTTCTTGACGCGGAGATATAACGACGGGCTCCTTGCGGCTCAGCCGGCTGTTGGTGACCCAGTTGAGGTGGACATACACAGACAACACGTGCTTAGGTGTTACTTCCGATTTTTGGTCAGAACACAGCTGTTTGTGGATACAAGCTTCACGTATACAGATGTCGCTTACCTGAGGTGCTTTATGGATACCGCACGTATCTATGAGTATAATTGGGAGGACTACACTATCGTACGGCTACTCGAGATTCGGAGAGGGATGCCTGTGGAAGGCAAGGACTGTGGCAGGCAACTATCCATttttagtggtaacaatcttatatccttatactttttctcaaagttattcattatatatttgtgataatgtttgatccccgtgtttttaattttcatttcagGGTTGGATATTACAGCACTTCTCGATGATCATTGGTTGGGGAGAGGTGGATGGCTACACCGAGGCCATGCCATGTGCTAATGCCTTCATCCCCCTCAGAGGGAACCGGGTGCTGGAGTCTTACCGATACTATCTGGACCGCACGGCTGCTGAGGACACCCTTTACGACTGCTACCCTGCTCACCGTGACACGCGCCCGTTTGATGACATAACACTATATTCTAGAAGGTTAGCTGCCATTTCGACCATCAC is part of the Vicia villosa cultivar HV-30 ecotype Madison, WI linkage group LG2, Vvil1.0, whole genome shotgun sequence genome and encodes:
- the LOC131648311 gene encoding probable WRKY transcription factor 40; this encodes MDYAPWINTSLDLNINPQRPHQEAHKNGMENNFFSLGLRISSPKEESSDVLVEELKRVSAENKKLTGMLTEMCENYNTLRNNMMEYMKKNPETKEVITSSKKRKSDEISTSNNNLIGVNGNNSESSSSDEDQSCKKPRELETCIKAKVSRVYFKTEPSDSSLIVKDGYQWRKYGQKVTRDNPSPRAYFKCSFAPSCIVKKKVQRSVDDPSVTVATYEGEHNHPYPSQMEPTNNRCRNQTNSAVTASSGPAAPSTTVTLDWTKKPKCSNDSSPKNVMINGNSKMEIPQILVEQMANSLTKDVKFRAALAAAISGQMLHQN